TAGAAGACGACGTCGTTAAGGCGGCGAAAGGCgtggcgcaggtgcagcgggACAGTTGCGAGTGCGATACCGTTGCGGGGGTCGTAGGGTGGAAGCCCCGCGTGCAGCGGGCCGCACAGACcgtggcgcaccagcgcctgGCGAACGCGCAGGCTGACGATGCGGAATACATCGTAGTTGGCTGCGCGGaactgcagctgcaccgtcttTTCGTCCTTTGCCTTGCCAACTCCTTTTGTGCTTTGCTGGCGCCGACTGAAGAAGCTGTAGCTACTCCGCGTGCTGCCTGTCGGTGTGGACGGAGGTGAGTTGAACGCCACGTCATCGCCATCATCTGCGTcgcagtcgtcgctgccctcctccgtttccgcctccgacgccgccacggacgtctcctcctcgtcctcctcgtcgtccggCACGAGGTCGATGTCCCGAAACATGTTCTCGTCCTCATCCTCGAAGTCGTCGTCGAGAGACTCGTTCACCGGGTAGCTCGGCATGTGCAGGAACCCCGACGGAGACTCCGGCTCCGGCACATCGTTCTCGGCGttcaacagcagcggctggtTCACACCCGTGGTCTTCGATGCGGCATCCtcgtcggcatcgccgtcacTGTCGCCGAGACGCACAGAGCTGATGCGAGATGTGCTGTAGTGCCGCGAGACGGAGCTCCACAAGGAGAAACTCTTCTCGGACGTTCCGCCGATGCTGTGGTTACCGGAGCTCGCCACCTTTCCACGGCTACGGTGCTTCCCCAAGGGTCGCTCGTAGCCGACCACGATGAGGGTGAGTAAGATGCGCTCGTCAaagtcgctgctgccaggCGCGACAATGTACTCGTCTGCTGCGTAtcgcagctgcgtcacctTGACCTTTCCACTCCACTTGACTTTTCGACTCGAAGTGCCGCTGGAGGAGTTGGGACATGCACCGGAGCTGGGGTCGCCGTCGTGGCAGCGTGTCATGACCTCCTCAATATCCGCGCGGCTCAATGACTTTGTGTAGTAGAGGTACCGGTACTTGCTGTCAAAGGCCACCTGCCGCACTTGCCAACGCTGTGTGAGCGGGCTCTGCTTCTCCAAGAAGAAGTAGTGCATGTTCAGTACTGCGTTCGGGAAGGCGGAGCGAGGGAGCACGAGTAGGATAAGAGCACCGCGTAAAGCGAAGTAGGAACAGCGAGAAGTCAGCACAGAAAAGTAAACGATAGGGACGATGGGCAAGATGACAGATGCACCCCACCAGAAAAGCGCAAAGACCCTAAAACTGGGGCGTAGGGGGGAAGGGTCCGGGGAgtaagggagggggggggcgtgcaGAAacagagcggcagcacgatAGAGGCAAGTGGGCGATGTTAATGAGAGAAACGGGTGGTGGGGGTCAGGGCTGCCCatcgctttcttctctttgtttgacccctccccctcacctctGCAGAGATGGCCGCTGAGCGCCCAGTGCACGAACGCCTTTTCCTTGCTTGCCCCTTCTCCAGATGGAACCTCGAGCCGGCGCACTGGAGGTGCCACGAAAGGAGTTTGTCGGCTCTCGCCCGCTGTGCCGTATCGGGAGGATAAAGTAGCAAAGAACAGGGTGCAAATCACGGCGCAGAAGAAGGTTGtgaagagagggggcggaAGGGGTGGGTGGCAGCTCAGGCCTTCGCTGCTTGACAGCTGGAAGACGCGGCGTCACAGAGATCAGCAGGCGGGTATGTGGTGCGGGTCCTCTTCGAGTTTCACTCACGAAGGCGCCGTGTGGGGGAGAATGGGGAGGTAGAGGGTAAGGTCACTCACGCTGAGATGAGCAGCGAAACAGGCAGACGTGCACGAAACAAGCCGAGGACAAACCAGGAGCCGGTGATCAGGGTAGAGGCATGAGAGACGGtgggagagcagcagcgggagggGAGAAACAACACGGGTGCGAAGCCACAAAAGAAAACGTGAACGTAGTTGACTGTAGAAGAGCAGATGTGAAGTCCAAAACGCAAGAAAACACAAGCGGTCAGatgcgcgtctgtgcgagTTGAAgccactccctctctctccttccctccgcctactgcgtgctgctgctgccgcgtgcgcgcgcgcgagagaggaggcaggcTGAGGTGTGTACGCTGTGTTGCAGTGGCAGCTTTCCCTCAACGACACCACACTCCACGCCCGCACAACTCACGCGTCTTTGTGTAAGAgcgtaaaaaaaaaaatcggAAAGGTTAGACggagaaaaaagggagagagggagaaagatgGGAGCAGCtcatgtacgtgtgtgtgtgggggggggagagggcgtcGGTGAGCGAAAGAGTCCCAGTACGTATAAGGAAAAGACTTGATCAGAGGAAGTGGCGGCGTGACGCGGAAGGGTTCGGAAATATTGTAGCATCCAGCGAATGATGGCAAGCGTCggtctttgtgtgtgtgtgtgtgtgaatgGGCgttgggggaggagggggttgGTGTAAGAGAACTGCGCAGCAACCCAACAacaagaggagagggaagcaggagagagagaagggggtggtgtGGATAGCGCAGGGAGcggcaaaaagaaaacggagaaGGTGGCCAGGCTCAACACCGTGAATGAGCAACAAAGGAAtgcagaaggagagagaagcccGACCTGCGAGTCATTGGCCCTACCGCGTGAGGCCGCATCAGTTCCGCGCCGCAACCACATCCGAGATTTGATCCTCGAGGTGCACTCGAAAAGGGTCTCCCCCAAAAACGAGGAGAGCACCCACACCGTTGCGAGTCGTGTGCCCGCGCACATGACACAGACACGCTCTAAAGGACGAGAACCGTCGGCGGAAAGCTTCTGCCATCGCGTTTTTCGCTTCGCGTTATTTTTCTGCGTTAAGTGGAAGACCCCGCCACAACTGGGCGCCATCTTCCTCCCTATAGACTACGCAATGTACTATGTGAGTGCCCCGCTTTCATTCAGGCACTACGTGGGTGCCAAACATAAACAAACGTTTAAAAGGTCATCGTGCTCATCCGACGGCGGGTCCGCGTAGCAACATCGCAACTCCCCTGCCGCCATCCCGTGAACCTCTGTCAGCACCTCCAGAACTCGAAAGAAGCCGTGCGAAGCGGTCGCGGCTCGCTTGAGGCGGGGGGCAGGGGGCTTCTGTCCACTTTGCAGGAGGCGGCATCATGCGACAGCCGGCCAGCCGCTATCCCACAACAGCGCGCGTGGAGCTGCCGTCGGACGTGCTCGCACGACACGCCCTACTGCCCCTCCGAGCTTCACTGCGTTGCTACACCCCTCACTTACTTGAGTGTCGGCCACAGCTTCGGGTCGACGCACACGTCTACGCAGTGCACGATGGCAAAGTACTGGTTGTAGCAGTGCGGCTCCTTCTCGGGGCTGACGGTCTTGATGCGCTCCAGGCACGCGTTGTACGCGCCCACCTTCTTGGCGCACTCGTTCGCCAGGCACTCCTTCTCGAGGTCCAGTTTGATGTCTACCGGATCGGACGCCATGGCGGGGCAGTCGAAAAGGCCGGTGGACTCCTGAAATGTGGGCTAATCAAAGAGAGCTGCGCCGTGGGCTGCGCAAAAACCGTCGCCGTGAGGCAGTGGCGGTGTCCCGTTTGTGGGCCGCCGCACAGGTTGTTAACGGGGAGGAAAGCGGAGAAAAAATGGGGacggagagcgaggaagaggggttGGAGTACATCGGGTGGCGTTTCACGTCTTGAACAGTCCCACACGCAGCGTGCGAACCCCCCAATAAGGGCGCCCTCTCCTGAGCAATGCGTGCAAAATAGACCTGCGCTGCATATCTCATTCaggcgagggcagcagagacgacgacggcagtgcAGAGCTGTGCGTCAGCACAGCATCTTGTCGCCCTCATCGCGTTGTGATATACACCCCTTCCTCGACACAGATAGGTTCGCCACATCCGCGCTGGCGTGGGCCAAGCAACTAGCTCGAAGAAGCAGCTGGCATTTCGTTTCGTGTTCTGGTGAGCTCTCTTGCCCACAATGACCATCTGCCGCATCGCATCACTTCACCGAGAGAGCCACCAAAGTACGCCTGCGCTGAGATCGCATTCActgctgcctctcttctTGGGCTTTTGGACTCCCGTGTGCATGCACGGGGCGCCAATCATTGTATCAGGCGAAAACGACCGCAGTACACGGACACGGCACCGACAGCGCACCTACATAGGGCGCACCTCTAGAGAGGAACAAACGAAATAGCCAccgagaaaaaaagaaaacggcgGCGGGAGAGCAACGCAAAGACGATGCAGCACCGTTGCCGGGAACGTCTGGGGAGACACATAAACAGGGCGCTGCACAGAGAGGCGAAGCAGACTCCACCGTCACGTCGTGGCCAACGCGTAAGAGCGACGCTATACTTCGGTGCTGGGCTACATCTAACaacatgaaaaaaaaaggaagacaATGAGAATGATAAtgatgctgccgcaccaAGACGAGGGAGGGACGAGAGAAAACAGAGGGGCTGAGAAGGTGCTGCTACAGCACACGCAGAGTCTTCTTGCTTGCTAGAGCCATGACGATtaggtgtgtgcgcgcgtctctgCACACAAAACACAGACGAGATGCTCTCCACCTCACATAACGGTGCAAGGCTTGTACTGCTCGTTGTAGTACCGCTCATCGTACCGATTCTGCAATTTCTGTACGTGCCCGCGCTGCGCGTTGATTCGGTCCGCCTGCTGTTGAAGCCTCTTCATCGCCGCGTTGAGTGGTACCCGCGacacgcgcagccgcacctcaGCACTGTAGGCGAGCTCGCCGGTTCCGGCGTCGTTGACACCGCCTTCAAGTCGCACGTTGCACTCGACGGGGTTGAATCGATCTGCGAGAGTACCCTCTCGGACGTTGTCCTTGCCGGCCCACAAGGCGTCCATGGAAAGGAGGTCCAAGTCTGCCACGCCGACGGACGCCGTCTCGAAGAGCATAACGCGCAGTCTGTCATACTTGTGCACAATGAAgtagccgcagccgctgctgctgctgctggcatcTGCCCACGCGAGCTTCTCGCGATCCACGAGGACCGGGGATCGGTACGGCTTGTTGTCAAAGAcggagacgctgccgcgcgccgGAACGATGCAGTTGGTCTGCCCAAATACCCACGCCTCGCCGTGGCACCGGAAGCGATCCGGCATCTGCGGCTGCACCTCCACGACTTCCAAGAACTGTACGGCAATCGCGAAAAGGTCGGTACGGTTGTCGTAGTGCTTCATCTTTGACCACATGCACTCATAacgatcgcgcagcaccgtgGTTTCTGCCGTGTCGCTCGCAGCCTGCTCTCGCGCAGCCTTGACCGTCGTCTCGCCACGTCCGCCACGCCGCAGGGAGG
This DNA window, taken from Leishmania infantum JPCM5 genome chromosome 31, encodes the following:
- a CDS encoding ubiquinol-cytochrome-c reductase-like protein is translated as MASDPVDIKLDLEKECLANECAKKVGAYNACLERIKTVSPEKEPHCYNQYFAIVHCVDVCVDPKLWPTLK